A stretch of DNA from Thermodesulfobacteriota bacterium:
TCTCCAGAGGTGCCCATGATATTGCAACAATTCTGTTTGGTAGCGCCGTAGTAGTAGATCCAATGGATGTATATATTATCCCAGGTGTTGCATTATTAGTATTTATTATCCATTTGATATTTTACAAAGATTTTATATTTGTCTCATTTGATACGGAATCAGCAAAACTTTTTAATTATCCCGTCAGGAGCTTAAACACACTACTTCTAATTACTGTAGCGCTTGTGGTTTCTGTTGCAACTAGAGCCTTGGGAGCTCTACCTGTTTTTGCCCTTTTGGCTCTACCGCCGCTAGCGTCCCTGCATCTTACTGAAAATTTAAAGCTCGTTTTTATATTCTCTATGATAATTGGAGTCCTCTCAGCAACTCTTGGATACTTTTTCTCTTTTGTTTTATCAATCCCGACTGGGGCCTCGATTACGGTATGTGCATCAATGTTCTTTATACTTGCTATATTATGGAGGGAGATTAAAATCTCAATATAACTATGAATATTAAATTATGCACTTTTGTTATTACCTTTATCATTTTAATTAGCGGCTGTGGCCAGTATAAGAAAGTTGCAGATGAACTTTCCTTTCTGCATCCCGACGAATTTCAGTGCACAGTATTAAGAGTAGATAGCGGAGAGAAATTCCTCTGTGAGCTTCCTGGA
This window harbors:
- a CDS encoding iron chelate uptake ABC transporter family permease subunit; the protein is MIVGAFTGAICGFLGVYVVLRRIIFVSATLTQIASFGVALSFYFEALGLAVFSSLIGPFALSLILTALAAAFYALKREFSRISREGVIAFGFLLASGGVIILGDKISRGAHDIATILFGSAVVVDPMDVYIIPGVALLVFIIHLIFYKDFIFVSFDTESAKLFNYPVRSLNTLLLITVALVVSVATRALGALPVFALLALPPLASLHLTENLKLVFIFSMIIGVLSATLGYFFSFVLSIPTGASITVCASMFFILAILWREIKISI